Proteins encoded together in one Carya illinoinensis cultivar Pawnee chromosome 3, C.illinoinensisPawnee_v1, whole genome shotgun sequence window:
- the LOC122305264 gene encoding 3-ketoacyl-CoA synthase 2-like — protein sequence MLGSRSTMMLENPHEHINKLLNLNSPAPLLFLFLICIFSYIFITKRSRKVFLVDFACYKPPDTQMCSKEKFIDRFKIYGNSNETSIEFMRKLLGRSGLGEKTYMPSYLMRDPPDVSLVEKRNEVESVMFGAVDSLLEKTGVNTQDIGIVIVTCTILNVVPSLADMIVNRYKLRENVLIYNLTSMGCSAGLRAIGFTQKLLQVHPNTYALLVSPENTMQMIYKGNERSKLFMNFPLRVGGAAVLLSNRPSDHDKAKYQLIHTVHTHTASLDRSYQSIYEEEDPVGIGGVTITKDLLAVAVEAVETNIHALGPLVLPISEITRYLANYFIRHFHLADVKPYVPNFKKAIEHVFPHVGTKPVLDEFEKNLGFNESDVEASRMNLYRFGNTCSASVWYALSYGEAKGRIKKGDNLWQIAFGSGFKCSSAVWRALKTVNGDDKRNPWKDEIKDFPVDVRHIQTYSELFEPTKKK from the exons atgCTTGGTTCCAGAAGTACCATGATGTTAGAGAATCCTCATGAGCACATCAACAAACTACTCAATCTCAATTCTCCTGCACCACTACTATTTCTGTTCTTAATATGCATATTCTCATACATTTTCATCACCAAGCGTTCGCGCAAAGTTTTCCTGGTAGATTTTGCATGTTACAAGCCACCAGACACCCAAATGTGCAGCAAAGAAAAGTTCATAGATCGTTTCAAGATCTATGGAAATTCCAACGAGACCAGCATTGAGTTCATGAGAAAGCTTCTGGGGAGGTCTGGATTGGGTGAGAAGACATACATGCCGTCATATTTGATGAGAGATCCTCCAGATGTGAGCCTTGTAGAAAAAAGGAACGAGGTTGAATCCGTGATGTTTGGAGCAGTGGATTCGTTACTGGAAAAGACGGGAGTGAATACTCAGGATATCGGGATAGTAATAGTGACTTGTACCATTCTTAACGTGGTGCCATCTCTAGCTGACATGATTGTGAACAGGTATAAGCTGAGAGAAAATGTTCTGATCTACAATCTTACGAGTATGGGTTGCAGTGCTGGACTTAGAGCTATTGGCTTTACCCAAAAGCTACTCCAG GTGCATCCTAATACCTATGCCCTTTTGGTAAGCCCAGAAAACACCATGCAAATGATCTACAAAGGCAACGAACGCTCAAAGCTCTTCATGAATTTCCCACTTCGTGTTGGTGGGGCCGCCGTCCTCCTCTCAAACCGGCCTTCCGATCATGACAAGGCCAAATATCAGCTCATCCACACCGTCCATACCCACACCGCCAGTCTTGACCGTTCATACCAGAGCATTTACGAAGAAGAAGACCCTGTCGGAATCGGAGGCGTAACCATCACCAAAGACCTCTTAGCCGTCGCCGTCGAGGCCGTTGAAACCAACATCCACGCACTTGGTCCCTTAGTTCTTCCCATATCTGAAATAACCCGATACCTCGCAAACTATTTCATAAGACACTTCCACTTGGCCGATGTCAAACCCTACGTGCCAAACTTCAAGAAAGCTATAGAGCATGTTTTCCCTCATGTCGGTACAAAACCTGTTCTGGACGAGTTTGAGAAAAACCTAGGATTCAACGAGTCAGATGTTGAAGCTTctaggatgaacttgtacaggttTGGGAACACTTGCAGTGCCTCAGTTTGGTATGCATTATCTTATGGGGAGGCAAAGGGAAGGATCAAGAAAGGTGATAATTTGTGGCAGATTGCATTTGGATCTGGATTCAAGTGTAGCAGTGCAGTTTGGCGAGCATTGAAGACTGTTAATGGTGATGACAAGAGGAACCCATGGAAGGATGAGATCAAGGATTTTCCGGTTGACGTGCGGCATATTCAGACTTATTCCGAGTTATTTGAACCCaccaaaaagaaatga